Within Pyxidicoccus trucidator, the genomic segment CTCGCGGAAGCAGCAGCCCGGAGACTGCCTGCGCCTGTTGGACGAAGGCCCCCTGCTGGCCAGTGACGGCAAGTACACGCTGGCCATCGCCATCGCCATGGACTCGGTCTGGGAGGAGACGGCCGAGGCCCTGGAAGACATGGCCGACCCGCAAGCCATCATGGCCACTGTCACGGCCTCGGTGACCATGTACCTGCTCCTCTGGGCGCTGCCCGAGCCGGTGAGCAAGGGCCTGGCCGCCACCCTGACAGCCGTCGCCATCGCCTACCTGGGCGTGGACACGGTGTGGCGCCTGCTGGACGGGTGGCTGACGCTGGTACGCGAGGTAGACCGGGCCACCACCTTCGAGCAGCTCAGCGCGGCGGGTGAGGCGTACGGCGCAGTCCTCGGCGAGAACGCGGCGCGCGTCTTCGTCATGCTGGCCACGGCCGCCATCGGCAACACGGCTGGGCTGGCGGCGAAGGCGTCAAGGCTGCCGGGCTCGGCGCAGGCGGCGCTCGCCGTGGAGTCGCAGGCGGGCTTCCAGTATGCAGCGGTGGGCAGTGTGCAGTCGGTGGCGGTGACGACCGAGGGTTTCACCCTCGCGCTCGCGCCCAACGCCGTCGTCATGGCGAACCGGGGGATGAGCAGCGGGGGCTCGACCAAGAAGAGCCAGGGCCACCATCTGGCCACGGACAAGAACAGCGTCTCCTCCGCTCGTGGCGGGCCCTGGACGCCGAGGTTCGAGAAGCTCTTCCAGAGGGCCGGGATGGAGCTGAAGGACCCTGAGAACATCGTCGATGTCCCAGGACACAAGGGGCCTCACCCGCAGGCGTACCATGAGCTGGTCTTCAGACGACTGCGGGACGCGGCGAGTTCATGCCGCGCTGTGGACGCATGCCGCAAAGCGCTGACAGCTGAGCTCGGGAAACTGACGAAGGAAGCTGTAACACGGGGGACAGAAATCAATAGGCTCCTGACCCGGGGCAAGTAAGAAAGAACGACCATGCCGCCTCGGTTCTTCGAACTCGCCGAAAACGTCCGAGCTGGATACTGGTACTTGGGGGACCCCCTGGACGAACGCGGCCAGGAGGTGGAAGACCCCTGGGTGTATACGACCGGGCGACCCATCCGGGCCGAAGGTCATCTGACCATCCCCATCGACGAGCCAGGCAGACCGTTGGACTTCTCCACGGCGGGCGTGGGCGCAACTCCCATCGTCCACGTCAGGGTGGCGTCCATCTTCGCGGAGCTGGCTCCCAACGACGTGCAGCTCATCCCCGTGGACCTCAAGGGCCATCCGGACCAGTACCTCATCCTCGTGGCCACGAAGCTCGTCCGCTGCATCGACGACAAGGCGTCCCGCGAGGTGCTGTACTGGAAGCCGGAGGACGAGCGGCCGGACAAGCTCGGCAAGTATCGCTCCGTGGCTGGCATGCGAATCGACCGCACCAAGGTGGGCGGCGCCAAGGTGTTCCGCACCTGGGGCTGGGATGTTGCCCTCATCGTTTCCGAGGACATCAAGGCGGCCCTGGAGCGCGCGAAGCTCACGGGCGCGAAGTTCACGGAGGTGTAGCCCACCTCATCCGCCGGGTGCTCGGCTTCACCGAAATGCCTGCTCGGCATCCCCGGAATCGGTGCTCGAAATGCCCGGAATGCCTGCTCGGCACCCCCGGAATGGCTGCTCACCATGCTCCGGAGTCGTTGCTCACCTTGGCCCGGAATCGGTGCTCGGCTTGCCCCGGAACACGCAGGAACACGCTTCGGGGTGAAAGGACGTTGTGGCCTTCCAGGCCCGCCGACCCGGGGGGCGGGCGGGGAGACAGCGGGGGCCTGGTCCTTTTGCGACCCGTACCGCGAGTCCGGGTGGATGATCCGCCCCCCAGCGCTTGGGGGGAGGGGCGTGAGTGGCTACTACCGTGGCGGGTCGGCATGCCCGTTGCCGATCACCCACGTCCGGAAAAGCACGTGGAGATCCGCCGCGTTGGGCCGGTTCCTTGATCGACTTGTGAGCGTCTGTTAGCACGGCCGAACGCTCGCAGGCCCCCCGCTTTGCACGGTCGAGACACACTTGAACGCCCTCGCTCACGCTACATCTCCGCTTCCAAGTGCCGGAATTATCTGGACTCGGATGCTCGAACAGATCCGCCGGGACAAGTTCGACTATGCCCTGAGGTGGCTGGAGCGGATGCGCCCGCTGGAGATCCGCGAGGGGGCCCTCGTCATGGGCGTCCCGGACCGCTTCTTCCGTGACTGGGTGGATGATCACTACCGCCCCATGCTGGATGCACAGCTGGCGCGGCAGGGCGAGGGGCTCGTCACCATCGCCTATGAGGTGGTGGAGGGTCTGGAGCCCGACCCCCACTTCCCACCCACACCGACAGTCAAGGCGAGCTCGACGCGCCCGGGGCGGCTGAACTCGCGCTTCACCTTCGACACCTTCGTGGTGGCGGACAGCAACCAGCTCCCCGCCGCCGCGGCCATGGCGGTGTCCGACAAGCCGGGCCACGCCTACAACCCGCTCTACATCTATGGCGGCACGGGCCTGGGGAAGACGCACCTGCTCCAGGCGGTGGGCAACCACATCTGGGAGAGGGACCCGTCGCAGCGCGTCGTCTTCCTCTCCAGCGAGCAGTTCACCAACGAGTACGTGGAGAGCGTCCGCGAGCACCGGATGGGGGACTTCCGGCGGAAGTTCCGTGAGGAGTGCGACGTGCTCCTCATCGACGACATCCAGTTCCTCGGCAAGCGCGAGGAGACGCAGAAGGAGTTCTTCTACACCTTCAACACGCTCTACGAGATGGGCAAGGCGATTGTCCTCACCAGCGACACGGTGCCGGCGGAGATTCCCGGCCTGGAGGAGCGGCTGCGCAGCCGCTTCACCATGGGGTTGCTGACGGACATCCGCGAGCCCTCCTATGAGACGCGGGTGGCCATCCTCCAGAAGAAGGCGGTGGCGGAGGGGCTGGACCTGCCGGACTCGGTGGCGCACTTCATCGCCAAGCACATCCAGAAGAACGTGCGCGAGCTGGAGGGTGCGCTGGTGAAGCTGTCGGCGGTGCACAGCCTGACGCGCCAGCAGGTGACGGAGGAGTTCGCGTCGGAAGTGCTGCGCGACATCCTTCCGGCGCAGCGCTCGGTGGACATCGAGGCCATCCAGCGTGAAGTCGCCCGCTTCTACAAGGTGACGGTGGAGGCGCTGAAGGAGGACCGGCGTCACAAGGCCCTGGCCCACGCGCGGCAGGTGGCCATGTACCTCAGCCGCAAGCTGACGAAGAGCTCCTTCCCGGAGATTGGCGCGCGCTTCGGCAAGGACCACTCCACCGTCATCTCCGCCGTGCGCAAGGTGGAGGGCCTCCGCGACACCGACACGGTCGTGCAGCGCGAGCTGGCTGAGTTGGAGCTGAAGCTCGGCGGGAGCTGAGCCTCCGCACCCGAAGCGCCGGGCCATGACGCAGCACGTCCGGTGTAACGGGTTCCCCTCAGAGTCCGGAAGGCCCTACTCCCTCCGTCACCCGGATGCGGGGCAGGTACGACCAGGAATGTATCGGGCGCACGTATTCCGTGTGTCGTGACCCCTCGCGCGAAGAACCTGCTGTTGTTGCTCGCCATCCTGGCGGCCGGGGGCATTTGGCGCGCGAGTGACGGAACGAACGGACTCACAGGGCCTTCCACTCCAGGGACACCACGACTCCGAGTGCCTCCGGGTGAAGGAGTCGTCCGGCAGGGAGTGAAGGGCACGCAGCGCGTGCTCACCCCGGGCCAGCGCCACCGCTACACGTTCGACCTGGACACGCGGACGACCGAGGACACGGAGACGGGCCGGAAGACAGTGCACACCGGCTGGGGTGGCGAGCTCGCCCTCACGTACCTGGGGAGCGAGGGCGGACACCACCTGTTCCAGGGGCAGCTCGTCCCCTTGCGGGTGGAGGCGGAGACGGAGGAGACGCCGGTGGTGATGAGCGCCGAGGCCCGGAGAGGACTCCAGGCCATGTTCGAGCGCCCCGTGTACGTGGCGCAGGACGCTCGGGGCAGGGTGCTGGCGGTGCACTTCGACCCGGCGCAGGACGGACCGACGCGGCGCTTCGTGCGCTCGCTGCTGGCGGCGATGCAGTTCGTGGCGGAGGAGGGCGCCCAGTGGAGCACCGAGGAGACGGACACCACGGGTGACTTCGAGTCG encodes:
- a CDS encoding AHH domain-containing protein, which encodes MTVRWVIPVLWLLLVGSGCSTTRVVRLDTGQDSFVVTPREEDGAELEEAELADEEFEEAVVELARDVRPFQNPMREARALFGVPSRSGVYQYEHRTRRLIPRGDEDEDGPHLLESYADEELTRTYGQWCSRKQQPGDCLRLLDEGPLLASDGKYTLAIAIAMDSVWEETAEALEDMADPQAIMATVTASVTMYLLLWALPEPVSKGLAATLTAVAIAYLGVDTVWRLLDGWLTLVREVDRATTFEQLSAAGEAYGAVLGENAARVFVMLATAAIGNTAGLAAKASRLPGSAQAALAVESQAGFQYAAVGSVQSVAVTTEGFTLALAPNAVVMANRGMSSGGSTKKSQGHHLATDKNSVSSARGGPWTPRFEKLFQRAGMELKDPENIVDVPGHKGPHPQAYHELVFRRLRDAASSCRAVDACRKALTAELGKLTKEAVTRGTEINRLLTRGK
- a CDS encoding imm11 family protein → MPPRFFELAENVRAGYWYLGDPLDERGQEVEDPWVYTTGRPIRAEGHLTIPIDEPGRPLDFSTAGVGATPIVHVRVASIFAELAPNDVQLIPVDLKGHPDQYLILVATKLVRCIDDKASREVLYWKPEDERPDKLGKYRSVAGMRIDRTKVGGAKVFRTWGWDVALIVSEDIKAALERAKLTGAKFTEV
- the dnaA gene encoding chromosomal replication initiator protein DnaA, whose amino-acid sequence is MNALAHATSPLPSAGIIWTRMLEQIRRDKFDYALRWLERMRPLEIREGALVMGVPDRFFRDWVDDHYRPMLDAQLARQGEGLVTIAYEVVEGLEPDPHFPPTPTVKASSTRPGRLNSRFTFDTFVVADSNQLPAAAAMAVSDKPGHAYNPLYIYGGTGLGKTHLLQAVGNHIWERDPSQRVVFLSSEQFTNEYVESVREHRMGDFRRKFREECDVLLIDDIQFLGKREETQKEFFYTFNTLYEMGKAIVLTSDTVPAEIPGLEERLRSRFTMGLLTDIREPSYETRVAILQKKAVAEGLDLPDSVAHFIAKHIQKNVRELEGALVKLSAVHSLTRQQVTEEFASEVLRDILPAQRSVDIEAIQREVARFYKVTVEALKEDRRHKALAHARQVAMYLSRKLTKSSFPEIGARFGKDHSTVISAVRKVEGLRDTDTVVQRELAELELKLGGS